In a single window of the Danio rerio strain Tuebingen ecotype United States chromosome 20, GRCz12tu, whole genome shotgun sequence genome:
- the fbxo16 gene encoding F-box only protein 16 (The RefSeq protein has 2 substitutions compared to this genomic sequence): MPKAPSTKMQTKLSTWTPLNHQLSNAHVFEERRNLLGKWFEKWTDSQRKQVLQDFFSRCSAGQLKHLRQTLSSWVPEETLDFTTVLPRVISLYIFSYLDPRSLCRCAQVSWHWKNLVELDQLWMPKCLKLGWCITFTPTPFEQGVWKRQYIETVQELHISRPKVPVKEEFIVPDVKVIGSETEGSLPLTGHRDLLGLHGRSKNGNDLGKSAKGLPPWRDSDRHPTDTIRFNYLDNLHPGEHARKALLKTRQEDTIKAPSHSTYKLRKAKSLMFLSLDLSKAGKPSHNRPKWAARNLEALPADKDSIKRISQTSQWNAGIRPGPVRPPVPRLSKEGFRASQRSHRSTPTVTLFEGQP; the protein is encoded by the exons ATGCCTAAAGCACCCAGCACAAAAATGCAGACTAAACTGAGTACCTGGACACCTCTAAATCACCAGCTCTCCAATGCTCAT GTTTTTGAAGAGAGAAGAAATCTACTTGGAAAGTGG TTTGAGAAATGGACGGATAGTCAGCGGAAGCAGGTGCTACAAGATTTTTTCTCCAGATGTTCTGCCGGCCAGCTGAAACATCTCAGACAGACTCTGAGCAGCTGGGTACCAGAAGAAACCCTCGACTTCACCACGGTCCTTCCCAGGGTCATTtctctatatatattttcatatctAGACCCCAGGAGTCTCTGCAGATGCGCTCAG GTGAGCTGGCATTGGAAAAACCTGGTGGAGCTTGACCAGCTGTGGATGCCTAAATGTCTGAAACTCGGCTGGTGCATAACCTTTACTCCGACACCATTTGAGCAAGGCGTATGGAAGAGGCAATACATAGAGACAGTACAAGAGCTTCACATTAGCAGGCCTAAG GTGCCTGTGAAGGAAGAGTTCATTGTCCCTGATGTGAAAGTCATTGGCAGTGAGACAGAAGGGTCACTTCCTCTGACCGGTCACAGGGATCTTTTGGGTCTGCATGGGAGGAGTAAAAATGGGAATGACTTGGGGAAATCAGCCAAAGGTCTTCCTCCATGGAGAGACTCAGACAGGCATCCTACTGACACCATACGCTTTAACTATCTGGATAATCTCCACTCGGGTGAACATGCAAGAAAAGC GCTCTTAAAGACAAGGCAAGAAGATACTATTAAAGCACCATCTCACTCAACATACAAGCTGCGCAAGGCCAAATCATTG ATGTTTTTATCCCTGGATCTCAGTACAGCGGGAAAGCCAAGCCATAACAGGCCGAAATGGGCAGCACGGAATTTGGAAGCACTTCCGGCTGACAAGGACTCCATAAAGAGAATTTCCCAGACGTCCCAGTGGAATGCAGGGATACGTCCTGGTCCTGTGAGGCCTCCAGTGCCTAGACTGAGTAAAGAGGGGTTCCGTGCATCACAGAGATCTCATAGAAGCACACCAA CTGTGACTCTTTTTGAAGGACAACCATGA
- the fbxo16 gene encoding F-box only protein 16 isoform X1, protein MPKAPSTKMQTKLSTWTPLNHQLSNAHVFEERRNLLGKWFEKWTDSQRKQVLQDFFSRCSAGQLKHLRQTLSSWVPEETLDFTTVLPRVISLYIFSYLDPRSLCRCAQVSWHWKNLVELDQLWMPKCLKLGWCITFTPTPFEQGVWKRQYIETVQELHISRPKVPVKEEFIVPDVKVIGSETEGSLPLTGHRDLLGLHGRSKNGNDLGKSAKGLPPWRDSDRHPTDTIRFNYLDNLHSGEHARKALLKTRQEDTIKAPSHSTYKLRKAKSLMFLSLDLSTAGKPSHNRPKWAARNLEALPADKDSIKRISQTSQWNAGIRPGPVRPPVPRLSKEGFRASQRSHRSTPTVTLFEGQP, encoded by the exons ATGCCTAAAGCACCCAGCACAAAAATGCAGACTAAACTGAGTACCTGGACACCTCTAAATCACCAGCTCTCCAATGCTCAT GTTTTTGAAGAGAGAAGAAATCTACTTGGAAAGTGG TTTGAGAAATGGACGGATAGTCAGCGGAAGCAGGTGCTACAAGATTTTTTCTCCAGATGTTCTGCCGGCCAGCTGAAACATCTCAGACAGACTCTGAGCAGCTGGGTACCAGAAGAAACCCTCGACTTCACCACGGTCCTTCCCAGGGTCATTtctctatatatattttcatatctAGACCCCAGGAGTCTCTGCAGATGCGCTCAG GTGAGCTGGCATTGGAAAAACCTGGTGGAGCTTGACCAGCTGTGGATGCCTAAATGTCTGAAACTCGGCTGGTGCATAACCTTTACTCCGACACCATTTGAGCAAGGCGTATGGAAGAGGCAATACATAGAGACAGTACAAGAGCTTCACATTAGCAGGCCTAAG GTGCCTGTGAAGGAAGAGTTCATTGTCCCTGATGTGAAAGTCATTGGCAGTGAGACAGAAGGGTCACTTCCTCTGACCGGTCACAGGGATCTTTTGGGTCTGCATGGGAGGAGTAAAAATGGGAATGACTTGGGGAAATCAGCCAAAGGTCTTCCTCCATGGAGAGACTCAGACAGGCATCCTACTGACACCATACGCTTTAACTATCTGGATAATCTCCACTCGGGTGAACATGCAAGAAAAGC GCTCTTAAAGACAAGGCAAGAAGATACTATTAAAGCACCATCTCACTCAACATACAAGCTGCGCAAGGCCAAATCATTG ATGTTTTTATCCCTGGATCTCAGTACAGCGGGAAAGCCAAGCCATAACAGGCCGAAATGGGCAGCACGGAATTTGGAAGCACTTCCGGCTGACAAGGACTCCATAAAGAGAATTTCCCAGACGTCCCAGTGGAATGCAGGGATACGTCCTGGTCCTGTGAGGCCTCCAGTGCCTAGACTGAGTAAAGAGGGGTTCCGTGCATCACAGAGATCTCATAGAAGCACACCAA CTGTGACTCTTTTTGAAGGACAACCATGA